The Phaseolus vulgaris cultivar G19833 chromosome 5, P. vulgaris v2.0, whole genome shotgun sequence genomic interval TGTTTTACAATTGATATGGAATATAAagaatttgttattattattattatgttggttataattattgttacaattagagaaaagaaaaagattgttaattttttaagagaaaAGGTAGTTTAAAAATGTGGAGTAATTATTCTTCAAAGGTTGATgtgaaatataagaaaatatttagttaaaatgAGGCAGGGATTTTTGGATTGAGATTTTGTAGTATATTAGAAAAGATAtgtattttgtcattttttattttaaagaacaCTTAACCAGGTCATACTTATAtgataaatatagaaaaatcaATGATTTTACAAGTGTGGTTTAACGATTATCCAATACCATGTTTTCAAAACCGTTGtttatatatatcattttttaagTGTTACTTTTGGAATGTGtaaactaaataataaaatcGTGGCTTAAAAGTGGCCACAAGCATATAAATATAGTATAGAAATGgaaaagacaatttttttacaaatgtgACTTAGAAATCATCATAGTCCACATGTTTTGGGTCATGGATGTTTAAGTTACAATTTTGGTGTgaccttttaaaaaataataaattataatacaaatgtgatatttaattatgaacattttaaatcatatttaattaaatttgtctTTAATATATGAAACGATTGTTAAAACATGGTTACTTTAGCTAACTTTTTTGAGATTGTGAATATATTAAACCACGTTTAATTCAtctattttgtaaaattaaaaaattatgcttttgaattttaaatatacaatatgttttttgttttgttttccatTCTCCAACACATCCCAAAATCTAAATAAGTTtacaaatcaaaattcaaaacaaactctaattttaaaatcaaaatctaaataattaatgtttttaataataataaaaaataatattaataataataattttaattttaatattgttattagtaatataaaataacattgataataatatttatattactaatattattattattatcattaataatattaataaaatattattattattattatcattaataatattaataaaatattattattatttataataatattaataaaaataaaagtatttttattatcaataacaAGAATACTAATGATTAATAATCATgataatcataatcataataataagaataagaataataattataagatTTAATATCCTTACATTTGGGGTCAATTTCAATTTATTAccgtgattttaaaaaaaatcaatttggtctttatgttttttaaaactGCATTAGGTGTTGCTTAAGTGGCAGTGAGAGAATGTCTATGTGGCAGAGAGAGTGTTTATGTGGGAGAGAATGTGTTTATGTAGATAGAGGTGAGATTgagagttattattattattattattattacttttgttcttattattattattattattataattattaaaaatagtaataataataataataatattaatattaagaaaaataatattaatattaagaataataatattaatattaagaataataatattaatattaagaataataataataatagtaataatattaatattaatattaagaaaaataatattaatattaataataagaaaaataatattaataataataataataatagtaacagtagtagtaataaaaaataataacaacatcaacaataataataataataactttcaATTTCACATCTCTTTCCACATAAACACTCTTTATGTGCCACATAGACATTCTCTCTCTACCACGTAAGTAACACCTCACGCCGTTAGGTGGGACTTAACGGAAATGACCtttggatacattttaaaaaatatagggaccaaattgatttttttaaaaaccaaggtactaaattgaatattgaccccaAATATAGGGACAAATAAGGTAATTAAATGTAATTATAATATAACAACAAATTTGTTTTGTGTAGTAGTTAGAAGTGTTATGTTTACTCAGACTTAGGTTCGATTCTCtctaacaaaaaaattgttaataataataataagaagaagaaatacaATTGTCacaattaaaaaatcattatctAAAAGTTGGTAGAAAAGTGTTGACTATTTTACCAGtataaacaacattttttaaagtAGGTGTTGACATATGACAAAAATCATTGTCTTTAAGCTACACCCACAACAAAATACTCCACAACTGAAAAAACTATAGTCAAATTGTTGCCTAAAGTGATATCTATTGTAATGATTTTAGacggttgtttgattttatgctATAATCATTTCTTGAATGGAGTATATATTCTAATTTTGATATGCTAAAGTATATGTATGGTATATGTATGGTTGAGTGTAATAGGGTTTGATTTTATTAGGTATgaaataatttgatattttaagtAAGATTACTATATGACATgagtataaaaaaaagttggagtaagaaatgaatataaaaaaatagttaatggATAGTTTTTGAAGAAAATTATTTGGAAGCAAAATCTCATGCACtaaatttgataattatattttattttcaaaatttagaaaattatttgttatttattgtAGTTAAACTTTTTGTTTATTGTATTTTACTATTATTTGTTAGTGTGAAGTTGCTTTTGCTgctaatatatattaaaatgttgttaatgcatatatatatatatatgtgtgttttcttgtcggttgactctCTCGCCGGTTAGTTCTAATGACGATCACACGCCCGCTTATCTTCGTCTAGGTTTGTGCTTTCCTTGGATCGAAACACTCTGcactgcaaagacaaaggggcgccctaaaggccgtttgcactccgacgctcaagtcaatactagggcaaagaaacaataaTGTGTGTAATAACTCTAGTCTCAAAACCTGCGTACCTTGTGGGTTttcttactaccctttatatagtaTAGGGTTTCCTCTATTTCCGTTACCCGCATTTAGGGTTTCTAAGGGAATGCCCTTGCGTCGCTATTACCCAATCTTAGtgcaatctagcgcgtaagactcccttactggagtgcaacctctaacgGAATGGCCACCTGgataccaacttgtgcacctaatctctggggccatccGTCGTGGGGGTGCCCTaactgttcacgtgccatgcatacAGCCTACCCCTGGAAAATGCAACCCTAACAGGGCTTAGCGCCTCCACTGGTTCTTTACTTGTGTTGCGCCTGAATGCATTattcacaccacacgcatggagTCTTCGTGACCTAGGGCTTCTCCCTTAACTCTAGATGgtcttactgataactggtgtgtttTCTGTGACTCACCTTTCGTGGTCCAATTCAACTGTTTGAGTTGCCGATGCCCGATGTTACATCGGCCTCACTCTGCTGCCGAGGACACATCGGCACACCCGACCACTAATCGGCACCCTGGCTCGTGTCGCTTGTGAGACACTAGCTCATGCCGCTTGTGGGACCCAACTTACGTGACCCACCATTACTAACAGTCAACGATGTTCGAAGACTGGTcagttcaaaatatatatatatatatatatatatatatataaagttatttttgtttctaaatatatattgttattgttgttgctaatatatatattaagtttaTTAAGTTGTTACTGTTATAGCTAGTATTTATTAAATTGTTCCTACTACTAATATGTATTATGTTATTGTTGCaactaatatatattaatttgttgTTAATACATATCAAGTTGTTTTTGTGGttgttaatatatataactCTCAAATctgaaacatttaaaaataattaagttttgatagatttttttttgggttataatttttagattaaaatttatattatgaaaaCTTTTTCTAGTATCATGGAGGTCAATTTTGATTGTTCAATAAGAGAAAACATTTGGTTTGATTCTTGGTTTAGGTGTTATGAGCCAAATCAGttgatatctttttttttactttgatttTTTGGGAAGATTACAAGTTATGTTGCTAAAGAGGGTGTTCAATGTAGGTTTTGTAGAATTGTACTGAATAAGTTCTTGTAGGATGTAAAAAGTTGATTCTTGATCATTTTGTAATATGATTTTGTTGTGTTTAGTGTGTCCTTAGCTAATGTGGCTAAGCAACTAGATGTACCTCTTGATAATTAttgaactagtataaaatttattgtgtctttatctatttattcatctttttatttttgcCTTAATTTGTTGTTTGTTGTAATCTTAGTAAATCATTATGTTAAAAGGTTATTCCTAAATCTTCTAATTTGTTGATTCAATGAAGTAAATTTTTAACAAAGTACAAGTTTTTAAGGAGTTGTCGTGGCTAGCTCGTGAAAGATGATATGAGAGAAGACTAGAGGGGGAATGTTGTGTGAGAGAAGTACGAGTGTTCTTGGAGTTCTTGTGAAGTTGAAGATGTAATTGTCATTATGGAAGATGTGAAACTTGCCTCTAGTCCTTCCAAGGTGGTCGCCCATGGGTTGAGATTGCGAAGAGCATTATGAATCACAAAGAGATGTCCATGGCAAAGAAAGTATAGGAAAAAGGCTAACGCCTTAACATTAAGTCATCACAATCCCCCGTAAAGTAATTTACAATTCACAACATTGAtgaaggaaaacaaaaaaaaaatctgaatccaaataaattgaatatattaatatttgatttctCATCCACAGCTCTATTAGTTCCTTCTTTCCTACTCATTTTTGTCTATCAATGTCTCTTTTTCGTACTTATTTGAACCCTTATTAATTGTAtgattaatttgaaaatattatttcctTAGTGTTAGTTGATGTCATTGTTGGTGTGGACATCAAAATAGCAAATAACAAAAGTTATAATACACATAAACCTTGGTGTTCTCCTTTATTCCTTAAATATTTTCTAGGAAGACATTCAAATGAAGTGGAGCAAGCATTGAGGATTAAGAGGGACGAATGATGCCACAACCTTGTGTTCATGTTAGGATTAAATGCCCAAGGAGGGTTTGTGAACCAGTTTCTGATTTTGATGAAGTGGGTTGGGTTGTGCGAGAAGGGTTTGCACAAACAACTTAATGAGGAAATCAAGAAAAATTACGTGAATCTCCAAACATTATCACTTTTTCCTTTCTCCTTGATTTCTCCCTCCAAATACAAGAATTTCTTAAGGAAGAAAAATCAGGTGAATCTCTAAGCATTGTCACTTTTTCCTTTCTGCGCcacgtaaaaaaaaattaatgtcgTTTGTTATCAAGGACCCATTTCAATGACTTCCATACTACAATCACCTCAATGATCTAAAGTTTGGACTAGAGACGAAAACCAATTTTGCGTTATAGAAgacaaaaaaacatatttaacccttaatttttttaattaattttgaaaataatgtatgcctttttttataatacaatatattttaaaacatatttatttattataatttcaattacttaaatatttattgaaatactaataattaatataatttaagtatgaaaatcacattaaaattatcatataaaaataaaatttaagatggttttgttaatataatttgtaatacctattttttaaatatttaaaaacacaACGACGACGTTGGGTGCctcttattttatttcttttgtttgaACTTGAAACCTTAGAACTCGGGAACCCTGAAAGTGAAGCGCGGAGAAGACGCACAATTGCGGCGAACACATGAAGAAACAGAAGCAAACTCAGTTGAACCCCAATTGGCTTCAACTCCAACAAGTGCCTCCtctattcttcttctttctacCTTCTATTCGACATACTCATATTTCTACGTCAATTTATTGGTGTTTGTTAATGTGCAGAAGCTGAATGGCTCAAAGGCTTCAAGGGCCTTCAAAAGTTCAGATGAAGATACCCCAGAATCAATATTgggtaaaaaaatgatttttgctTCTGGGGTTGCATTGTTTGGTATAAGAGGTTAACCCTTGAAAATAATGTAGTCGTATGTgactttctttgtttttttttcttacaggCAAACGTAAAGAGAGACCAGATGAGGAATCCAATGATAGTCAGATTAATCCTCTTACTCCTGTAAATGCTGATTCAAGGTGACTCCAGTGAATTTTTATGTGTTACTTTGTAGTTTAGGGATGGGGGGTTGGTTGTCTTGTATTGTTTTGTGTGTGTGAGTGAATTTGAGTTGCATCTATACGATTAACTGAACAAGAGTTTAATACTTCATTATTTTGAGTTAgaacttattttttcttttatagaatTTGTTGATCTTAACTAGGCGTGCTATGTTATTATGGAGCATTCTGCTCATTTTAAAGTTCAAGATCCTTTAACTTATTAACCATTTGGCAGTCTGACAGATGCAGTGGGCATGGATTGTGAAATGGTGGGTGTTGGTCAGGGAAACAAAAGTGCTCTTGGAAGAGTAACTCTGGTATTAGTTTGTTCCTCTCCATCATCTGATTATTATCTTTAGATTTTTCTCCCTCATGTTACTACATTGATTAATTCATGTCACTGCAATGTACAAAGAATGTCTGATTTGCGAATATTAACTAGtaacttataattttttcccttttcatcGTAATCCAATTTATGTTTTATGGACTATTGATTAGTGTTGCATTTTACTTTTTCATTCCCAACACAATGCTCACGATTTTGTAGACTGACATGCTTTTTCCTGAAGTAATACCATAGTTAGGTACACTTAGGTTGTCTGTTGTTTAATCATGAAGTGTTGCTCAATTGATGTGAGCTCTACATGAGTGGACTTCACCTGCTTTGAAAGATTTTGAATCCCACTGGAAGTACCAAATGTCTTGGGCTACATCATCGGACTCTTTAAGTGGAAATTAGTCTCACCCCCAAAAGGTGTGGGCATGGCCACACCTTGTGATAGACCCAATAAAAACTAGATTAGATGTTATTTGGACATATGTCATCATTGACTGTCTTCTCCCAGACGTTGTTTGAGTCTCTTGTATACTATATTGGGCCACGAGAACTTGTTTCTTGTATTTTATCACCTTATATGAACACGTTATGTAAGTGCAACTGTGCAAGTGTTAGCTAGGCATTAGTTGAATGAACTCCCACTATTAATATCCATGCAAAGTAGAACCCATGCTTGATAACATTATGAAAATATTGTGTGAAAATTTTTTGGGGGCCTATTTTTTTGTACATAAAAATTTAGATTGAAAAGCACCAAGAACATTACATCCTGTATATATTTGAAACCAAATCAATTCTAACTTTAATATGTAAGAATTCATAACTTGCTCCTACATAGTGGAATTATCATTTCACATTTAACAGAAAAAACCAAACCAATGTTGTTAAATGGTGGCTCCATGGTCACCATGGTAGAATGCATGACAGATATTTTGCCAATTCATTGGCAGTTTGTGAAGGGAGGTTACGGCAGTGCCACAATGACATGCTTTTATGGCAGAATTTTGGCCTTCCATCACATTCTCCCATGTACATTGATAACACTAAACAACTAAACATCAATTTCCAATTTTCTTTGGCATAAgtattttttacaattatcGTTAATATGCTCATCTCCCCTTGCCTTGTTAAGTCTTTTATTCCTAATATTGGTTTAGTTGATGGCAGGTCAATAAGTGGGGAAATGTTATTTATGACGAGTTTGTTCGGCCAATTGAACGGGTTGTTGACTTCCGCACTAAAATTAGTGGCATAAGGCCTCGAGATCTTAGAAAAGGTTTGATATTCTTTTGTTTATGTTAGAATTGTGTAGATATGTTAGAATCTTATGAGTATGGTAACCGATGatattaaaatcaattaatgATACTAAGATCAATTAGATTGAttctatatttttgttattagcCTAAATGAAGGTAACTGAATATTCTGTAATTGTGTCTTCCCTATAAACTAAATAGCTTCGTCATGGTCTAAATACATGAAATTTTCATATGCCTTCTCAGTTTCTATCTTTTCAACTTGGTTTCGAGAGCCTAACAAGAAGGGGACCCTAATATGTGCTTTCCCTGTGGGCTCATCGTCTGTCACCATTCACTGTCAGCTACTTTCTGATGAGCTTTCTTCGACCGTTGATGACCATTGGCTTCAGCTTGCCTTTCAATGACCAACCTTAACAATTTCTCATTTATTTGGTATCTCATGTGCCTAAACCCCGCACCTGACTTTTCACCTTTTTCCACCACCTCCGCTGCATGTGGTGGTGCCTTTGATAAGCTTTCTGTCAAATCTTTTAGCCAGACTCTCCTTGCTGGTTCTGGATTTGTGGTCTTTCTTCCATTCAGGCACCATTTGTGATCTATTTTTTATTGCTATCCTCTGTTTGGTTGACTAGTTATTTTCTACTTGGCTGGTTTTCTATTTTTCATACGGCTTGATTATTTCTCTCTCTTTGAGGTTGATCCATGACAACTCTGAAATCTGTGCATTTGTTTTCACCAACTTTCTCATTGCCTTACTATCTACTAACAAGTTGGATGTCAATAACTATGATTCTTGGGCCTTAAACATCAAACTTTGGCTCAAGAGTCAAGATTATTTGGACCATATCTCACCACTAAAGAAGAAATTTTTGTTGAACCTAACGAGCCTAAATGTAGTGAAATTTATGCTCAACTTTGTGATGTCATCAAGTCTACTTCATTCCTCcgttaaacaatttttttgctCCCACGACATGTGTGAATTAGTTTGGACATAGGCCAAGTCAATTTATACTGATGACTTACAAAATTTCTATAGAATATGTCAACACCTCATGGATGCGATCATGATGCAAACCCTTGATAGAACCAAGCTGACCTATTTGGGTTGTATAAGTAGTCTTCTTGATTTTAATCAACTTTTGCCTCTTGCTGTGACCCCAGACAAGGAATTGGAGAATCATCTTACCCTTCTCTTGTTGTATGTCTTACTTGCAAAGTACTATCAGGTTCGAGACTAGATTTTAGGATCTCTTTCTACCCTGATATGATTGTTGCTTGGTCCTCATTGCTTGCATTCTTGCTAAAGCAACCATCAACTCTGCAGTTAGTCCGACCTATATGTGCCATCTACCTTTTTTAGTTCTTCAACCATGTTGTCATAAGGAGGTGATCATGGGCACACTCACAAAAACAATGGAGATCATAGGTCACGATTCAAGTGTGACTATTGCCACAAAATTGGTCACACCATTTATTACTGTTATTCTCGGCATGGTTGACCCCTAAAACAACTAATGTTGTAAACTCTATTACCGATTCTTATGCACAAGTTGCTCCTGTAGAATATGCTTCCAGTAACAATATACTTACAATCTTCAATGATTTCCTTCAATAGACCATAAGTCTCTAGTTCCACTGGTTTTGTTGGTCACACTGGTAATTCTTCTATTGGCATCTTTTACTCTTTGGGCCCTTGGGTCCTATATTTTTGGTCCATCGCTCATATAATTGGTAATAAAtccttttttccttttctttctacTTGTTATTTACCTATTGTCACCATGACAAATGGTTCTCAAAAATAGTTATAAGGTGTTGGTATTGTCCATCCCCTTCTTTCTTTCTATTCATAATATTCTTTTTGTTTCTAGGGCCCCCTTTAATCTATTGTCCATTAGTAAACTTATAAGGCCTTTCGATCTTGTCTTTTATTTTACTAAAgattttgttttcttgtagGATTAAAGGAGGGGGGGTGGACAATTGGCTTTGGATGCAAGTCTAGTAGcctatattaattaaaaggaCTTTCTCTTATTGGATCGGTGGCAACATCCTCACGCTTGCTTCATGCTTAGGTAGGACACCCAAGTCTTGATAACAATTAACACTAGTCTTTCCATGTTAGAATCTTTGTCTTGAGAGTCATGTCAATTTGGTAATCGTATtcgtagttttttttttctagttgcATTTGTAGTTAGGATTCACCCCCCTTTTTTAGTCAGTTGTGATGTTTGGGGATCAAGTCATATTTTTTCTGTGTCAATCCTTTTTCATGAAATCAAAAACCAAATTTGTGTACTATTTGTATTTTACAAAGTGATAATGCATGTGAGTATCTGTCTACTCAGTTCTAGACCTTTATGACATCTTAGTGTGTTGCATAAAAGATTTTATCCTTGTGCCTTCCAACAAAATGAGGctattaaacaaaaaaataggCATATTCTTGAGACACTTTCATGTTTCTCATTAGTTTTGGGGTGATGTAGTACTTATTGCGTGTTATCTCATCAATCACATG includes:
- the LOC137835158 gene encoding uncharacterized protein isoform X2, which produces MKKQKQTQLNPNWLQLQQKLNGSKASRAFKSSDEDTPESILGKRKERPDEESNDSQINPLTPVNADSSLTDAVGMDCEMVGVGQGNKSALGRVTLVNKWGNVIYDEFVRPIERVVDFRTKISGIRPRDLRKAKDFWAAQKKVSELINGRILVGHALSNDLKALLLSHPKKEIRDTSEYQPFLRSNSRRALRHLAAEHLGVTIQTGEHCPLAISLKHEIKSLRPPYCFR